A genomic segment from Dasypus novemcinctus isolate mDasNov1 chromosome X, mDasNov1.1.hap2, whole genome shotgun sequence encodes:
- the GSPT2 gene encoding eukaryotic peptide chain release factor GTP-binding subunit ERF3B has protein sequence MDPGSSSSDSAPDCWDQVDTEAFVSGLSGGGDSPVVTEAQREYFSSAFSRQLKLNAKPFVPNIHAAEFVPSFLRDPAQLLIPPTGTARNEETSTGAGGPQGSISAVAMELSEPVVENGEMEIASEEMWEHSKEVSEAEPGGGSLGDAGPLEESGQLMTEKEEIKSKSEVIPSSAPKKEHVNVVFIGHVDAGKSTIGGQIMFLTGMVDKRTLEKYEREAKEKNRETWYLSWALDTNQEERDKGKTVEVGRAYFETEKKHFTILDAPGHKSFVPNMIGGASQADLAVLVISARKGEFETGFEKGGQTREHAMLAKTAGVKHLVVLINKMDDPTVNWSNERYEECREKLVPFLKKVGFSPKKDIHFMPCSGLTGANLKEQSDFCSWYTGLPFIPYLDNLPNFNRSIDGPIRLPIVDKYKDMGTVVLGKLESGSIFKGQQLVMMPNKHNVEVLGILSDDTETDSVTPGENLKIRLKGIEEEEILPGFILCDSNNLCHSGRVFDVQIVIIEHKSIICPGYNAVLHIHTCIEEVEIIALISLVDKKSGEKSKTRPRFVKQDQVCIARLRTAGTICLETFKDFPQMGRFTLRDEGKTIAIGKVLKLIPEND, from the exons ATGGATccgggcagcagcagcagcgactCAGCCCCCGACTGCTGGGACCAGGTGGACACGGAAGCCTTCGTTTCGGGTCTGAGCGGGGGTGGAGACTCCCCGGTGGTAACCGAAGCCCAGCGTGAGTATTTCAGTTCGGCTTTCAGCCGGCAGCTCAAACTCAATGCCAAACCCTTCGTGCCCAACATTCACGCCGCAGAGTTCGTGCCATCCTTCCTTCGGGACCCGGCCCAGCTGCTGATCCCCCCGACCGGCACCGCCAGAAATGAAGAAACCAGCACCGGCGCGGGAGGCCCTCAAG GTTCCATTTCAGCTGTTGCCATGGAACTTTCGGAACCTGTTGTAGAAAATGGAGAGATGGAAATAGCCTCAGAAGAAATGTGGGAGCACAGTAAAGAAGTAAGTGAAGCAGAGCCTGGGGGTGGGTCCTTGGGAGATGCAGGGCCCTTAGAAGAAAGTGGCCAGTTAATGAcggagaaagaggaaataaaatctaAATCTGAGGTCATACCCTCAAGTGCTCCTAAAAAAGAACATGTAAATGTGGTATTCATTGGGCATGTAGATGCTGGCAAGTCAACCATTGGAGGGCAAATAATGTTTTTGACTGGAATGGTTGATAAAAGGACACTTGAGAAATATGAAAgagaagctaaagaaaaaaacagagaaacttgGTACTTGTCTTGGGCCTTAGACACAAATCAGGAAGAACGAGACAAGGGTAAAACAGTCGAAGTGGGTCGTGCCTAttttgaaacagaaaagaaacatttcaCAATTTTAGATGCCCCTGGCCACAAAAGCTTTGTCCCAAATATGATTGGTGGTGCTTCTCAGGCTGATTTGGCTGTACTTGTAATCTCTGCCAGAAAAGGAGAGTTTGAAACTGGATTTGAAAAAGGTGGGCAGACAAGAGAACATGCAATGttggcaaaaacagcaggggtaAAACATTTAGTAGTACTCATTAATAAAATGGATGATCCCACAGTAAATTGGAGCAACGAAAGATATGAAGAATGTAGAGAAAAACTGGTGCCTTTTTTGAAAAAAGTTGGCTTCAGTCCCAAAAAGGACATTCACTTTATGCCCTGCTCAGGACTGACTGGAGCAAATCTTAAAGAGCAGTCAGATTTCTGCTCTTGGTACACCGGTTTACCATTTATTCCATATTTGGATAATTTGCCAAACTTCAACAGATCAATTGATGGACCAATTAGGCTGCCAATTGTGGATAAATACAAGGATATGGGCACTGTAGTCCTGGGTAAGCTGGAATCAGGATCCATTTTTAAAGGTCAACAGCTTGTGATGATGCCAAACAAGCACAATGTGGAAGTTCTTGGAATACTTTCTGATGATACTGAAACTGATTCTGTAACCCCAGGTGAAAACCTCAAAATCAGACTGAAGGGAATTGAAGAAGAAGAGATTCTTCCAGGATTCATACTTTGTGACTCTAATAATCTTTGCCATTCTGGCCGCGTGTTTGATGTCCAGATTGTGATTATTGAGCACAAATCCATCATCTGTCCAGGTTATAATGCGGTTCTGCACATTCATACTTGTATAGAAGAAGTTGAGATAATAGCCTTAATCTCCTTGGTAGACaaaaaatcaggagaaaaaagtaagacacGGCCCCGCTTTGTGAAACAAGATCAAGTATGCATTGCCCGTTTACGGACAGCAGGAACTATCTGCCTTGAGACATTTAAAGATTTTCCTCAGATGGGTCGTTTTACCTTAAGAGATGAGGGTAAGACCATTGCAATTGGAAAAGTTctgaaactgattccagaaaatGACTAA